In the genome of Pseudomonas bubulae, one region contains:
- a CDS encoding head-tail connector protein, which produces MTITVADLLSIELMRKHLRVDHQEDDDLIELYAESALAWALWFCDNPAFLQASDIPASFKSALLLLLGNSYAVREAVVVGTTADKVPLGVESLLWSSRNFTGPARKEPEP; this is translated from the coding sequence ATGACCATCACCGTTGCGGATCTGCTGTCGATTGAGCTGATGCGCAAGCACCTGCGGGTCGATCACCAGGAGGACGACGACCTGATCGAGCTGTATGCCGAGTCTGCTTTGGCCTGGGCCTTGTGGTTCTGCGACAACCCTGCATTTCTTCAAGCCAGCGACATACCCGCATCATTCAAATCAGCACTGCTATTGCTGCTTGGCAACTCCTACGCCGTCCGCGAAGCGGTTGTTGTGGGCACCACGGCGGACAAGGTGCCGCTCGGGGTAGAGTCGTTGCTGTGGTCGTCCCGCAACTTCACAGGCCCGGCCAGAAAGGAGCCTGAGCCATGA
- a CDS encoding phage tail tube protein, giving the protein MSVLTQGTQAYILVQAAPGTGPLTVMEVECITTFDPAGSPADQIEDTCLSDKDRRYKKGLRTPGQASIGLNADPTNASHVRVHQLSEADDEDNIKWAIGWADGAASPTLNEAGDDFEFPKTRTWCAFEGYVADFPFSFAANAVVASTVSIQRSGGLAWIRKTI; this is encoded by the coding sequence ATGTCCGTTCTCACACAGGGCACGCAGGCCTACATCCTCGTACAGGCCGCGCCCGGTACCGGTCCGCTGACCGTCATGGAGGTGGAGTGCATCACCACCTTCGACCCGGCGGGCTCACCGGCAGACCAGATTGAAGACACGTGCCTCAGCGATAAAGATCGCCGTTACAAGAAGGGTTTGCGCACGCCCGGCCAAGCATCCATTGGCCTCAACGCTGACCCCACCAATGCAAGCCACGTCCGTGTGCATCAGCTTTCCGAAGCGGATGACGAGGACAACATCAAGTGGGCCATTGGTTGGGCCGATGGGGCTGCGTCGCCGACCTTGAATGAGGCGGGTGATGACTTTGAATTTCCCAAAACGCGCACATGGTGTGCCTTTGAGGGTTATGTGGCCGACTTCCCGTTTTCTTTCGCGGCAAACGCAGTGGTTGCCTCGACCGTTTCCATTCAGCGTTCCGGCGGTCTCGCCTGGATCCGCAAAACCATCTAA
- a CDS encoding phage head closure protein — MRAGDLRHPIVIQHQTTQQDPVTGEVVTAWVEFARVWAAVDPLSARDLIAAQASQSLASGRITIRYRPGVLPTMRILHRGQIFTIIGQPLPDRNSGLEYLTLVVATGVNDG, encoded by the coding sequence ATGAGAGCGGGGGATCTGCGACACCCGATCGTCATCCAGCACCAAACCACACAGCAAGACCCGGTCACAGGCGAGGTAGTAACGGCCTGGGTTGAGTTTGCGCGTGTATGGGCGGCAGTCGACCCACTCAGCGCCCGCGACCTGATTGCCGCGCAAGCCAGCCAGTCCCTGGCCAGCGGACGTATCACCATCCGCTATCGCCCGGGCGTGCTGCCAACCATGCGCATCCTGCATCGCGGGCAAATTTTCACAATCATCGGTCAGCCTCTCCCGGACAGAAACTCGGGCCTGGAGTACCTGACCCTTGTTGTCGCTACGGGGGTGAATGATGGCTGA
- a CDS encoding DUF1833 family protein codes for MSLIERVYASGGDVIIDTLELTCPAWTEPVLICGGFEDVACTAEDGRSLPLIAAGIDVSLPKKSNSASQTLNFAIDNVLGEAQQKMDQAKAAGAPITQTYRRYLASDLSAPAEPPIRMKAFGAGIEGTTVQITAGYGDLINRAFPRDKLTTLNAPCMKYL; via the coding sequence ATGAGTCTGATCGAGCGTGTGTATGCCTCGGGCGGTGACGTGATCATCGATACCCTGGAGCTGACGTGCCCGGCCTGGACGGAACCGGTGTTGATCTGTGGCGGCTTTGAGGATGTGGCCTGCACCGCAGAAGATGGCCGCAGTTTGCCCCTCATTGCTGCTGGCATCGACGTGTCACTGCCGAAGAAGAGCAACAGCGCAAGCCAGACGCTCAACTTCGCTATCGACAACGTGCTGGGGGAGGCGCAGCAGAAAATGGACCAGGCCAAGGCGGCAGGGGCGCCGATCACGCAAACCTACCGTCGTTACCTGGCCAGTGACCTGTCGGCACCGGCAGAGCCGCCGATCCGCATGAAGGCCTTCGGCGCCGGTATCGAGGGCACCACCGTGCAAATCACTGCGGGCTACGGCGACCTGATCAACCGGGCATTCCCTCGCGACAAGCTGACCACGCTTAATGCGCCCTGCATGAAGTACCTGTAA
- a CDS encoding HK97-gp10 family putative phage morphogenesis protein produces MADGMQFNIQGLNGVVDKMRTLGPRLQKKGLRKAARAAMNIVRDAAKANAKAIDDPATKEKVFRNLITQESSKQSRREGGVVMRVGVRGGSGSNQHSKDASGNPGGDTRHWRYIELGTEHNPAVPFMRPAFSSNVQAVTDRFVAVLNTEINALLGAR; encoded by the coding sequence ATGGCTGACGGTATGCAGTTCAATATCCAAGGGCTCAATGGAGTGGTCGACAAAATGCGCACTCTGGGTCCACGGCTGCAAAAGAAAGGCCTGCGCAAAGCGGCCCGGGCGGCAATGAACATTGTGCGTGATGCCGCGAAAGCTAATGCTAAGGCAATCGACGACCCGGCCACCAAAGAGAAGGTGTTCCGCAACCTGATAACCCAGGAATCGAGCAAGCAGTCCAGGCGCGAAGGCGGGGTTGTGATGAGGGTCGGCGTGCGCGGCGGCTCGGGATCAAATCAGCACAGCAAGGACGCCTCCGGCAACCCCGGCGGCGACACCCGGCATTGGCGTTACATTGAACTCGGTACCGAGCACAACCCGGCGGTGCCGTTTATGCGCCCGGCGTTTTCCAGCAACGTGCAGGCTGTTACCGATCGCTTTGTCGCGGTGCTGAACACTGAAATCAACGCTTTGCTGGGGGCACGCTGA
- a CDS encoding host specificity factor TipJ family phage tail protein: protein MISVFPNKLDGAALEVHKTSRRMTLAAWLKTIAPSYEPREAPPVSITVNGELIEAHRWAEFEFAAADDVEVRVEPKGVVAAVAAVIAAILVAVVMSRNMAVIPGTATMGQGKGLDEVSAKGNKVKLGDLIREIAGHQRVYPSYLTPSVRRFVDRRAQWVEMLLYVGKGKYQIPLNKVKVGETPLISLGADAQFTLFNPGDDLSGETAAQWWHSAPEVGASANGSAGLQLTASTNLTRFVTASVLQFNGYSISIPTGSGFFPEDWTSSLLINVLSPYPYTVIDGGEGRDIITGDLAMLAPYPGMLIEVNGENAGNYVVHSYIPYSPAIPPSAGTASTITGSAAPSRFDFDVTPLTFTVRLGTTPYSVELTSDVTDLAGLVVAFNSAKGSAPFIASASSGRLRITELSPFTGLALAASGGSSVLGSSPVSVKGAATSSGTSERRAEMTLNYDSGQPVNGLAMGEGLATIGPRGLRYRIITTAVGTLTVERLTSSGDIDEDWPGFSLQETIHGRIELDSSNLEGGYRGSFAACPEGELVTEIEWDVFFTGGLIGNGKKGDQYAVSSSHQFEYRDMATSGAWTVLPQSVTGNSMDAQGFTYRQTLPYPMRPECRIKRMPKVGGVNSGEVMDDVMWYGLRGKMMGAPTRYNDMTVIAVRVRNGDRLSAQSESLVSVEATRVLPVRSGGAWTVETPTRDIVPWFLYIAKSAGYTDADLDLPELDRLHDVYRARGDTFDMTIDDASTVKDAMNDALAAGFSELTINRGLLLPVRDEPRTQFEHMYTPQNMTKGLKRQLVFPSSDDFDGVDVEYFSSITWAWETVECRWPGDLGNKVEKVKVPGIADRTRAWRIGMRRRGHQKYRNDTYRWETELDALNSGYMSYAAVADDVPGYGQSSILLSVEAVPGGIALESTEPFDWSAGGSHVIALRRQDGTLSGPWPATQVDDYRVSVNSLDFDPDTSWDPEPPHLLFGPVNRWSYPTLVTVVNPSSGGNVTVEGMPYDARVYQYDNSAPT, encoded by the coding sequence GTGATCAGCGTATTCCCCAATAAGCTCGACGGTGCGGCCCTTGAGGTGCACAAAACCAGCCGGCGCATGACCCTGGCTGCCTGGCTGAAAACCATCGCCCCAAGTTACGAGCCCCGCGAGGCGCCGCCGGTGAGCATCACCGTCAATGGCGAGCTCATCGAGGCGCACCGCTGGGCCGAGTTTGAGTTTGCGGCTGCCGATGACGTCGAAGTGCGCGTTGAGCCCAAAGGCGTGGTGGCAGCTGTCGCGGCGGTGATCGCGGCGATTCTGGTAGCCGTGGTCATGTCGCGCAATATGGCGGTGATCCCCGGCACCGCGACCATGGGGCAGGGCAAGGGGCTTGATGAAGTTTCGGCAAAGGGTAACAAGGTCAAGCTGGGCGACCTGATCCGCGAGATTGCGGGCCATCAGCGGGTTTACCCCAGCTACCTGACGCCATCCGTGCGCCGCTTTGTTGACCGCCGGGCGCAGTGGGTGGAAATGCTGCTGTATGTCGGCAAGGGCAAGTACCAGATCCCGCTTAACAAGGTGAAGGTGGGCGAAACCCCGCTGATCAGCCTGGGCGCCGACGCGCAATTCACCCTATTCAACCCGGGCGATGACCTGTCCGGCGAGACGGCTGCACAGTGGTGGCACAGCGCGCCGGAAGTGGGCGCCAGTGCCAACGGTTCTGCCGGTTTGCAGTTGACCGCCTCCACGAACCTGACCCGCTTTGTCACCGCGTCCGTGCTGCAATTCAACGGCTACAGCATCTCGATCCCAACAGGCTCCGGCTTTTTCCCGGAGGACTGGACCAGCAGCCTGCTGATCAACGTACTGTCGCCTTATCCGTACACGGTGATTGATGGCGGTGAGGGGCGGGACATCATTACCGGCGACCTGGCCATGCTTGCGCCGTACCCGGGCATGCTGATCGAGGTCAACGGGGAAAACGCGGGCAACTATGTGGTGCACTCATACATCCCGTATTCGCCGGCGATCCCGCCGAGCGCGGGCACGGCCTCAACGATCACCGGCAGCGCAGCGCCGTCTCGTTTTGACTTCGACGTCACGCCGCTGACATTCACCGTGCGCCTTGGCACCACGCCGTATTCGGTCGAGCTGACGAGTGATGTGACGGACTTGGCGGGATTGGTCGTGGCCTTCAATTCGGCCAAAGGATCCGCGCCATTTATTGCCAGCGCTTCATCCGGGCGGCTGCGGATCACCGAGCTTTCGCCGTTCACCGGGCTGGCCCTGGCTGCGTCAGGCGGCTCAAGTGTGCTCGGCTCAAGCCCGGTCAGCGTGAAGGGCGCAGCCACAAGCAGCGGCACCTCAGAGCGCCGCGCCGAGATGACCCTCAACTACGACAGCGGCCAGCCGGTCAACGGCCTGGCAATGGGGGAGGGCCTGGCCACCATCGGCCCGCGTGGCCTGCGCTACAGAATCATCACCACCGCTGTTGGCACCCTCACAGTGGAGCGCCTGACGTCCAGCGGCGATATCGACGAAGACTGGCCCGGGTTCAGCCTGCAGGAGACGATTCACGGCCGTATCGAACTGGACTCATCAAACCTTGAGGGCGGCTATCGCGGCTCCTTCGCCGCGTGCCCTGAAGGCGAACTGGTCACCGAAATTGAGTGGGACGTGTTCTTCACCGGCGGCCTGATCGGCAATGGTAAAAAGGGCGACCAGTACGCCGTTTCCTCCAGTCACCAGTTTGAGTATCGGGACATGGCCACGTCAGGCGCCTGGACGGTGCTGCCCCAGTCCGTCACGGGCAACTCGATGGATGCCCAGGGTTTCACCTATCGCCAGACCTTGCCCTATCCCATGCGCCCTGAGTGCCGCATCAAACGCATGCCCAAGGTGGGTGGGGTCAACTCGGGCGAAGTGATGGATGACGTCATGTGGTACGGCCTGCGCGGCAAGATGATGGGCGCGCCGACGCGCTACAACGACATGACCGTGATTGCCGTGCGCGTGCGCAACGGTGACCGGCTCTCGGCGCAATCTGAAAGCCTGGTCAGTGTCGAGGCAACCCGGGTGCTGCCGGTGCGCTCGGGTGGCGCCTGGACCGTGGAGACACCGACGCGGGATATCGTGCCGTGGTTCCTGTACATCGCCAAGTCGGCCGGGTACACCGATGCCGATCTGGATCTGCCCGAACTGGACCGCCTGCACGATGTGTACCGCGCACGCGGCGATACCTTCGACATGACCATTGACGATGCCAGCACGGTCAAGGACGCGATGAACGACGCGCTGGCCGCCGGGTTCTCCGAACTGACCATCAATCGCGGGCTGCTGCTGCCGGTACGCGACGAGCCGCGCACGCAGTTTGAGCATATGTACACGCCGCAGAACATGACCAAAGGCCTCAAGCGGCAACTGGTGTTTCCATCGAGCGACGACTTTGACGGTGTTGATGTGGAGTACTTCAGCTCGATCACCTGGGCGTGGGAGACCGTCGAATGCCGATGGCCGGGTGACCTTGGCAACAAGGTCGAGAAGGTCAAGGTGCCGGGCATCGCCGATCGCACTCGCGCCTGGCGCATCGGTATGCGCCGCCGTGGCCATCAGAAATATCGCAACGACACGTATCGCTGGGAAACCGAGCTCGACGCGCTCAACTCCGGTTACATGAGCTACGCGGCGGTTGCCGACGATGTGCCGGGGTACGGCCAGAGTTCGATTTTGCTCAGCGTTGAGGCAGTACCTGGTGGGATCGCGCTTGAAAGCACCGAGCCATTCGACTGGTCCGCCGGCGGGTCGCATGTGATTGCGTTGCGTAGGCAGGACGGCACGCTTTCGGGCCCGTGGCCAGCGACCCAGGTCGATGACTACCGGGTAAGCGTAAACAGCCTGGACTTCGACCCTGACACCAGTTGGGACCCGGAGCCGCCACACCTGCTGTTTGGCCCGGTCAACCGCTGGAGCTACCCCACGCTGGTCACCGTAGTGAACCCATCGAGCGGCGGCAACGTCACGGTAGAAGGCATGCCCTATGACGCCCGGGTTTATCAGTACGACAACAGCGCGCCGACATGA
- a CDS encoding phage tail tape measure protein, whose translation MASRSLGTLTLDLIARIGGFEQSMDRASRSVSRTASVASASSREVLTLQNSFRSLASVAASIAGPLAAALSVKGVYDMTEAYGTLTNRLKLVTSSSAELVAAQSAVFNIAQASAQPLASTAELYQRIATNQEALKLSGEGVAGVVGTISKTLAVSGASAESANAALIQLGQAFASGVLRGEELNSVMEQAPALAQAIAAGMGKTVGELRSMGAAGELTAQAVVKALQSQVGAVDALFDKTATTIGNSFTKIGNSLTHFVGELDQATGASNQIATAFVSVSKAIDGSLPGAILGVKNNSDALAQALTTGLLVALARVAGGYAQQGASALYAAQANQTALTASARTAKQDLWAAQAKQIDAKAMVARAELEIAAAQGKLASDRVRQTSELANLQAVQATLTAERNLEQQRLLAQISAKGRTLSIARLAELRLAEVATIKQVEIAERSLAATTSATSAQIQAGYAMRTAATLAYGETTAVVNAAVVASDRAAAAASVTARAFAGLRAAGAGLLTMMGGPLGLAFIAGAVALSFVDWSSKSQKLMGDLSDLQTTVDQLRQSFAGLNEDQQRAKISEWKDKQLGATLAVQDAYDDLETSIKSSMVSLSNVRSPEHSKQLKAFEELSSRLKDARANGQSLTPILDELASNPGVRPEAARNWIDLAGKVGDAQQVLDQTTERLDVLSNSLTRNTTETQLNTQAKAGMTAGGQKYLATLQEQLKKLQDNGDAVKEATRHIEDHTDLSESDRIAILSTSHAIKAQTDANKAATKATKDNTSAVKANQKAFDSTEEDYQRQIELINTTTDKQKNATEVAKLSFEITSGKLVGINAKQQQRLEGLAAELDALNKIKVASEDAAKLSAFDSTLKLDIQTQTDGFALELEGAGRGDKYKVRLKETLAIQQDFNKQMRDLQEQQNSGKISESLYESETELLSEALATRLVMQQDYYNQLDQAQSNWLDGVSSAWESYLETATDYSQQASDATTGILGDTTSSLSDQFQGLVKGTTDLGSAFISLGSTMCSSILGALSDIAAQWVVTQALKMAGIATETSATVAAEATKTAAKVTADTVTTGSSLAATATTTAAQIAAAATTASAWLPAALVASIGSFGAAAVVGGTALIAAYALMKGFKEGGYTGPGGVNEVVGVVHGQEFVVDAENTKRIGVDRLSSLVGMAHNGIDSVPQTGTWLLEKGERVTTAQTSAKLDQTLDQMSQGSGGGMNVQIINNSNSQVRTKQDRKGELQVIIDAVREDFLSGVSSGDSSYSRAIEGTYHGMRRGA comes from the coding sequence ATGGCCTCGCGCTCACTTGGCACGTTGACGCTCGATCTCATTGCGCGCATTGGCGGCTTTGAGCAGAGCATGGATCGCGCCTCCCGCTCTGTGTCCCGGACTGCGTCGGTGGCCAGCGCATCCTCACGGGAAGTACTCACACTGCAAAATAGCTTCAGGTCGTTGGCCAGTGTCGCCGCCAGTATTGCAGGGCCGTTGGCTGCAGCCCTGAGCGTCAAGGGCGTGTACGACATGACAGAGGCCTATGGCACTCTGACAAACCGTTTAAAGCTTGTGACCAGCAGCTCAGCGGAGTTGGTAGCTGCTCAATCGGCGGTGTTCAACATCGCTCAGGCATCGGCTCAGCCTTTGGCCTCGACCGCAGAGCTTTATCAACGCATTGCCACCAACCAGGAAGCGCTAAAGCTCTCCGGTGAGGGTGTGGCAGGTGTCGTCGGTACCATCAGTAAAACACTCGCGGTGTCCGGCGCGTCCGCTGAAAGTGCCAACGCTGCACTGATTCAATTGGGCCAAGCCTTTGCCTCGGGTGTGCTGCGTGGTGAAGAACTGAACTCCGTTATGGAGCAAGCGCCTGCACTGGCCCAGGCCATTGCGGCGGGTATGGGCAAAACCGTTGGCGAGCTGCGCTCGATGGGCGCGGCTGGCGAACTGACCGCCCAGGCAGTGGTTAAAGCCCTGCAAAGTCAGGTCGGCGCAGTGGATGCACTGTTCGACAAAACGGCGACCACTATTGGCAACAGCTTCACCAAAATTGGCAACTCACTGACCCACTTTGTGGGCGAGCTTGATCAGGCCACAGGAGCCAGCAATCAGATCGCGACCGCATTTGTCAGTGTGTCCAAGGCCATTGATGGCAGCCTGCCGGGTGCTATTTTAGGGGTTAAAAACAATTCAGATGCATTGGCTCAGGCGCTTACTACAGGGCTGCTTGTAGCCCTTGCCCGGGTTGCAGGCGGGTATGCACAGCAAGGTGCTTCAGCGCTGTACGCCGCCCAGGCAAATCAAACCGCACTCACGGCCAGCGCACGAACGGCAAAGCAGGATTTGTGGGCCGCCCAGGCCAAACAGATCGATGCCAAGGCCATGGTTGCCCGGGCTGAACTTGAAATTGCAGCAGCACAAGGCAAGCTCGCCTCCGACCGGGTGCGACAGACTTCCGAACTGGCCAATCTACAAGCAGTGCAGGCAACGCTTACTGCTGAGCGCAATTTGGAACAACAGCGGTTACTTGCGCAAATTTCTGCAAAGGGCCGCACGCTCTCGATTGCGCGTTTGGCGGAGTTGCGACTGGCTGAAGTTGCGACGATAAAGCAGGTCGAAATCGCCGAGCGGTCCCTCGCGGCCACTACATCGGCCACCTCTGCCCAGATCCAGGCTGGCTATGCCATGCGCACGGCCGCGACACTGGCTTATGGCGAGACAACGGCGGTGGTGAACGCTGCAGTTGTGGCATCTGACCGGGCAGCGGCCGCAGCAAGCGTTACAGCTCGCGCCTTTGCGGGGTTGCGTGCGGCGGGTGCCGGCTTGCTGACGATGATGGGCGGCCCGCTGGGGCTGGCCTTTATTGCGGGCGCTGTAGCCCTTTCATTTGTTGACTGGAGCAGTAAATCCCAAAAACTGATGGGTGATTTGAGCGATCTTCAAACCACAGTCGATCAACTGCGCCAAAGCTTTGCCGGGCTCAACGAGGATCAGCAGCGCGCCAAGATCAGCGAGTGGAAAGACAAGCAGCTTGGGGCGACGCTGGCGGTCCAGGACGCTTACGACGATCTTGAAACATCAATCAAGTCATCAATGGTCAGCTTGTCCAATGTCCGGTCCCCGGAACACAGCAAGCAGCTGAAAGCGTTTGAAGAGTTGTCGAGTCGCCTCAAGGATGCGCGCGCCAATGGCCAGTCACTGACGCCTATTTTGGATGAGCTGGCCAGCAACCCCGGCGTGCGTCCCGAAGCGGCAAGAAACTGGATCGATCTGGCCGGCAAGGTCGGTGATGCCCAGCAGGTTCTTGATCAAACAACCGAGCGCCTCGATGTGCTCAGCAATTCGCTCACCCGAAATACCACCGAAACCCAGCTCAACACCCAAGCCAAAGCGGGGATGACTGCCGGTGGGCAAAAGTACCTGGCAACGTTGCAGGAGCAACTTAAAAAGCTTCAGGACAACGGTGATGCCGTCAAGGAAGCGACCCGGCACATTGAAGACCATACGGACTTATCTGAAAGCGACCGGATTGCCATCTTGTCGACAAGTCATGCGATCAAGGCGCAGACCGATGCCAACAAAGCAGCCACCAAGGCAACCAAAGACAACACCTCGGCGGTCAAAGCCAACCAGAAAGCGTTCGACAGCACCGAAGAGGACTATCAGCGGCAAATTGAGCTGATCAACACCACCACCGACAAGCAGAAAAACGCTACTGAAGTCGCCAAGCTGTCGTTCGAGATCACCAGTGGTAAGTTGGTAGGCATCAATGCCAAACAGCAACAGCGTCTTGAAGGCTTGGCCGCCGAGCTGGATGCGCTGAACAAAATCAAGGTGGCATCTGAAGACGCCGCCAAGCTCTCCGCCTTCGACTCAACCCTCAAACTCGATATCCAGACCCAGACCGATGGTTTTGCCCTTGAGCTGGAAGGTGCAGGGCGCGGTGACAAGTACAAGGTGCGCTTGAAGGAAACGCTGGCCATCCAGCAAGACTTCAACAAGCAGATGCGCGACCTGCAGGAGCAGCAGAACAGCGGGAAAATCAGCGAAAGCCTCTACGAGAGCGAAACAGAGCTGCTCAGCGAAGCGCTGGCGACCCGGCTGGTCATGCAGCAGGACTATTACAACCAGCTCGATCAGGCGCAGTCCAACTGGCTGGACGGCGTTTCTTCTGCCTGGGAAAGCTATCTGGAAACGGCCACCGACTACAGCCAGCAGGCGAGCGACGCGACCACGGGCATCTTGGGCGATACCACGTCCTCGCTGTCTGATCAGTTCCAGGGGTTGGTCAAGGGCACCACTGATCTGGGTTCTGCATTTATCAGTCTCGGCAGCACCATGTGCAGTTCGATCCTTGGTGCGCTCTCTGATATTGCTGCCCAGTGGGTTGTAACACAGGCGCTGAAGATGGCCGGCATCGCCACCGAAACCAGCGCAACGGTTGCAGCCGAGGCGACAAAAACCGCTGCTAAAGTCACGGCCGATACAGTCACCACGGGCTCGTCCCTTGCCGCAACGGCAACCACCACTGCCGCTCAAATTGCAGCAGCTGCAACCACGGCATCGGCCTGGCTGCCAGCGGCACTTGTTGCCTCGATTGGTTCGTTTGGCGCCGCTGCAGTTGTCGGCGGTACCGCGTTGATTGCGGCTTACGCACTGATGAAGGGCTTCAAGGAGGGCGGCTATACCGGCCCCGGCGGCGTCAACGAAGTGGTAGGCGTGGTCCACGGCCAGGAGTTTGTGGTGGATGCCGAAAACACCAAACGCATCGGCGTCGACCGACTGAGCAGTCTGGTCGGTATGGCGCACAACGGCATCGACTCGGTTCCGCAAACTGGCACCTGGTTGCTTGAAAAAGGGGAGCGGGTCACCACCGCTCAAACCAGCGCCAAGCTCGATCAAACCCTGGATCAGATGTCGCAAGGCTCCGGCGGCGGCATGAACGTCCAGATCATCAACAACAGCAACAGCCAGGTGCGCACCAAGCAGGATCGTAAAGGTGAGCTGCAGGTCATCATCGACGCAGTCCGCGAGGACTTTCTAAGCGGTGTGTCCTCGGGCGACTCGTCGTACTCCCGGGCCATCGAAGGCACCTACCACGGCATGAGGAGAGGCGCATGA
- a CDS encoding phage tail assembly chaperone family protein, TAC: protein MNLKQLKAKGGIVDGALVKKEVTWVHIDSKTDKEVTEKFDVHIRRQSFGVIERLFAPGEAEQSRNAKYISGSVLLGEEGTEPLTYEDAFNLESSLGFAILNAVNEANGTGKDQAKN from the coding sequence ATGAACCTCAAGCAACTCAAAGCCAAAGGCGGCATCGTCGACGGCGCACTGGTTAAAAAGGAAGTGACCTGGGTTCACATCGACTCAAAAACCGATAAGGAAGTAACTGAGAAGTTCGATGTGCATATCCGCCGTCAGTCGTTCGGCGTCATCGAGCGCCTGTTTGCTCCGGGCGAAGCCGAGCAAAGCCGAAATGCCAAGTACATTTCAGGCAGCGTTCTTTTGGGCGAAGAGGGTACCGAACCCCTCACCTATGAAGACGCCTTCAATCTGGAATCGTCCCTGGGCTTTGCGATTCTCAACGCGGTCAATGAAGCCAACGGCACCGGGAAGGATCAGGCAAAAAACTAA
- a CDS encoding DUF3168 domain-containing protein has protein sequence MYAPIFAVCAADPAVTALLGVSPVRIYPFGEAPEGVVKPYVVWQTVGGNPENYLAQRPDVDGFSLQIDVYGVSVTQTRDTAQAIRNAIELKANIVRWGGDSRDPVTKSYRYSFDVDWLVPR, from the coding sequence ATGTACGCACCGATTTTCGCTGTGTGCGCCGCTGACCCGGCAGTAACGGCCTTGCTGGGTGTTTCGCCTGTGCGGATCTACCCCTTTGGCGAAGCGCCCGAAGGTGTCGTCAAGCCCTATGTGGTATGGCAAACGGTCGGCGGCAACCCTGAAAACTATCTGGCGCAACGCCCGGATGTCGACGGTTTTAGCCTGCAAATCGATGTTTATGGCGTGTCCGTGACACAGACCCGTGACACGGCCCAAGCCATCAGAAACGCCATCGAGCTCAAGGCCAATATTGTGCGTTGGGGTGGCGACTCTCGTGACCCGGTCACCAAGTCCTACCGCTACAGCTTCGATGTGGACTGGCTGGTACCGCGCTAA